The Leptolyngbyaceae cyanobacterium genome has a segment encoding these proteins:
- the mtnA gene encoding S-methyl-5-thioribose-1-phosphate isomerase produces the protein MNPVTSQVFPVIWQNDRVLLIDQNRLPTEYTFVEITRCEDMARAIKTMIVRGAPAIGVAAAYGMYLGARDIETENRDEFLHKLAELAEILRQTRPTAVNLFWAIQRMLNTARQTLGPVEYLKTVLLKTAQTINEEDIQTCQSIGDKGLAVLPAKPEKLTILTHCNAGALATAGYGTALGVVRSAWKAERLGRVFADETRPRLQGAKLTAWECVQEGIPVTLITDNMAAHCMKQGLIHAVVVGADRIAANGDTANKIGTYSLAIVAKAHKVPFFVAAPLSTIDFSISNGSLIPIEERDPVEIYQVGNTKLTAEGVEFYNPAFDVTPAELITAIITEHGAVAPAELISFQEKQVV, from the coding sequence ATGAACCCCGTTACCTCTCAAGTGTTCCCAGTGATTTGGCAAAACGATCGCGTTTTACTGATCGACCAAAATCGTCTACCAACTGAATACACTTTTGTCGAAATTACTCGTTGCGAAGATATGGCACGCGCGATTAAAACCATGATCGTGCGGGGCGCACCTGCGATCGGCGTAGCAGCAGCCTATGGAATGTATCTGGGCGCAAGAGATATTGAAACGGAAAACCGCGATGAATTTCTCCACAAACTAGCAGAACTTGCCGAAATATTGCGGCAAACTCGTCCAACAGCCGTAAATTTATTTTGGGCTATTCAGAGAATGTTAAATACGGCTCGCCAAACTTTAGGGCCAGTAGAATATTTGAAAACAGTATTATTAAAAACAGCGCAAACTATCAATGAAGAAGATATCCAAACTTGTCAGTCAATCGGTGACAAAGGTTTGGCAGTTTTACCCGCTAAACCAGAAAAATTAACTATTTTGACTCATTGCAATGCTGGTGCTTTGGCAACTGCTGGCTACGGTACGGCATTAGGGGTAGTGCGTTCCGCTTGGAAAGCCGAACGTTTGGGTAGAGTTTTTGCTGATGAAACTCGTCCTCGTTTGCAAGGTGCAAAACTAACAGCTTGGGAATGCGTGCAAGAAGGGATTCCCGTTACTTTAATTACCGATAATATGGCAGCGCACTGCATGAAACAAGGCTTAATTCATGCGGTTGTAGTTGGTGCAGATCGCATTGCTGCTAATGGAGATACTGCCAATAAAATTGGTACTTACAGTTTAGCAATTGTGGCTAAAGCACATAAAGTTCCTTTCTTTGTGGCAGCACCTCTTTCGACAATTGATTTTTCTATTTCTAATGGTAGTTTAATTCCCATTGAAGAACGCGATCCGGTGGAAATTTACCAAGTAGGAAATACCAAGTTAACAGCAGAGGGAGTAGAATTTTACAATCCTGCTTTCGACGTGACCCCTGCTGAATTGATTACTGCCATTATCACGGAACACGGTGCAGTTGCTCCCGCTGAGTTAATTAGTTTTCAAGAAAAACAAGTGGTTTAG
- a CDS encoding redoxin domain-containing protein, translated as MIQVTKTLSFGEPAPLFYLPDQQENPVILADKAGKPTIIFFYAKDEIPECRNIADWFRDQMPTWTELDIQICGISLDPSQSRQQFAAENNISFPLLSDVNGYVSRQYGVLFETPINNQPILTYTRTAILLDINLRILRIYALSNWEVATGEILTDVKSLLPREEPRHITMQAPVLIIPNVLEKEFCRELIHVWATQGNGESGSMRQDGNKTLGIIDYSHKIRRDHFVSDEKLMMRLDRIMQRRIFPQIKKAFQFDATRREDYRIGCYDASRGGFFRAHRDNTTGGTAHRRFAMTLNLNSDEYEGGYLRFPEHGPHLYKPDTGSAVIFSCSLLHEATDVTSGCRYVLLSFIYGEQDAAHQEAYENKVKNDYENAIEYR; from the coding sequence ATGATCCAAGTAACGAAAACTTTGAGTTTTGGCGAACCCGCACCTCTTTTTTACTTGCCAGATCAACAAGAAAACCCTGTAATTTTAGCCGATAAAGCCGGAAAACCAACAATTATCTTCTTTTATGCCAAAGATGAAATTCCCGAATGCAGAAATATCGCCGATTGGTTTCGAGACCAAATGCCAACTTGGACGGAACTAGACATTCAAATATGCGGCATTAGTTTAGATCCCTCTCAATCTCGCCAACAGTTTGCCGCAGAAAATAACATCTCATTTCCGCTTCTTTCAGATGTAAATGGATATGTAAGCAGGCAATATGGCGTACTTTTTGAAACCCCTATTAACAACCAACCAATCTTAACTTATACTCGCACAGCCATATTACTAGATATTAACCTCCGCATCCTCAGAATCTATGCTCTTAGTAATTGGGAAGTGGCGACTGGGGAAATTTTAACAGATGTCAAATCTCTCTTGCCAAGAGAAGAACCCCGTCACATCACCATGCAAGCGCCTGTTCTCATAATTCCTAACGTACTTGAAAAAGAATTTTGTCGCGAACTGATTCATGTTTGGGCAACCCAAGGTAATGGGGAATCAGGTTCTATGCGGCAGGATGGAAATAAGACCTTAGGAATTATTGACTACAGTCACAAAATTAGGCGAGATCACTTTGTCAGTGATGAAAAACTCATGATGCGCCTCGATCGCATTATGCAAAGACGAATATTTCCCCAAATCAAAAAAGCATTTCAATTTGACGCAACGCGCCGCGAAGATTATCGCATCGGTTGTTACGACGCTAGCAGAGGTGGTTTTTTCCGCGCCCATCGGGATAATACCACAGGCGGGACTGCACATCGTCGTTTCGCCATGACTCTCAATCTCAATTCCGATGAATATGAAGGAGGATATCTAAGGTTTCCAGAACATGGGCCTCATCTTTATAAGCCTGATACTGGTAGCGCCGTCATCTTCTCTTGTTCCCTTCTTCACGAAGCTACTGATGTGACATCTGGTTGTCGTTACGTACTTCTTTCATTTATTTATGGGGAACAAGATGCTGCCCATCAAGAAGCATATGAAAATAAAGTCAAAAATGATTATGAGAATGCGATCGAATATAGATAA
- a CDS encoding DUF29 domain-containing protein, translating to MNPTEIEIFQASQLYETDFYAWTQAQAKFLRDHQWNFLDILNLVEEIESLGKQQRQELRNRLGILLGHLLKWEFQSSLRSKSWLATIREQRYQISDLLQESPSLKSYLPEALEKGYQYGLALAVRETSLDYQDFPVECPYTVEQVLDLKFFPGE from the coding sequence ATGAATCCAACAGAAATAGAAATTTTTCAAGCTTCCCAACTGTATGAAACAGACTTTTATGCCTGGACGCAAGCACAAGCAAAATTTCTGCGAGATCATCAATGGAACTTCTTAGATATCCTAAACTTAGTTGAGGAAATAGAATCTTTGGGCAAACAACAACGGCAAGAGTTGAGAAATCGTTTGGGAATTTTGCTAGGACATTTACTCAAATGGGAATTTCAGTCAAGCTTGCGTTCCAAAAGTTGGCTTGCCACAATTCGAGAACAGCGCTACCAAATTTCTGATTTGCTTCAAGAAAGTCCTAGTTTGAAGTCTTATTTACCTGAAGCATTGGAGAAAGGTTACCAGTACGGACTAGCTTTGGCTGTGCGGGAAACCTCTTTGGACTATCAAGATTTTCCCGTAGAGTGTCCTTATACTGTAGAACAGGTATTAGATTTGAAGTTTTTTCCAGGGGAGTAA
- the dxs gene encoding 1-deoxy-D-xylulose-5-phosphate synthase, with protein sequence MHLSEVTHPNQLHGLSTHQLKQIARQIRDKHLQTVATSGGHLGPGLGVVELTLGLYQTLDLDRDKVIWDVGHQAYPHKLITGRYHRFHTLRQKEGVAGYLKRCESKFDHFGAGHASTSISAALGMALARDLNGDNFKVVAVIGDGAMTGGMALEAINHAGHLPKTNLLVVLNDNEMSISPNVGAIPRYLNKMRLSPPMQFITDNLEEQFKHLPFVGDSFTPELARIKEGMKRLAVPKVGAVFEELGFTYMGPVDGHNLEELIATFQQAHQIHGPVLVHVATVKGKGYELAEQDQVGYHAQSPFNLATGKPIPSNKPKPPAYSKVFAHTLVKLAENNPKIVGITAAMATGTGLDKLQAKLPKQYIDVGIAEQHAVTLAAGLACEGMRPVVAIYSTFLQRAFDQIIHDVCIQKLPVFFCMDRAGIVGADGPTHQGMYDISYLRCIPNMVLMAPKDEAELQQMLVTGIEYTDGAIAMRYPRGNGYGVPLMEEGWEALPIGKAEILRSGDDVLLLGYGSMVYPAMQTAEILSEHGIEATVINARFVKPLDTELIVPLAKQIGRVVTLEEGCIMGGFGSAVMESLMENDVIVPVKRIGVPDILVDHAEPKESFAELGLTPAQMAERVRNAFFNQQVSVSVVS encoded by the coding sequence ATGCACCTGAGTGAAGTCACCCATCCCAACCAGTTGCACGGTCTTTCTACCCATCAACTCAAGCAAATTGCCCGTCAAATCCGGGACAAGCATCTGCAAACCGTAGCAACCAGTGGCGGACACCTTGGCCCTGGTTTGGGAGTAGTGGAACTGACGCTAGGGTTATATCAAACCCTAGATCTCGATCGCGATAAAGTAATCTGGGACGTAGGACACCAAGCCTATCCCCACAAATTGATCACGGGTCGCTACCACCGCTTCCACACCTTGCGGCAAAAAGAAGGCGTTGCTGGCTACCTCAAGCGTTGTGAAAGCAAATTCGACCATTTCGGTGCAGGACACGCTTCTACCAGCATCTCCGCCGCCTTGGGTATGGCCTTAGCGCGAGACCTCAACGGCGACAACTTTAAAGTAGTAGCGGTCATCGGTGATGGTGCGATGACGGGCGGGATGGCATTAGAAGCCATCAACCACGCCGGACATCTGCCCAAAACCAACCTGCTGGTAGTCCTCAACGACAACGAAATGTCCATTTCCCCCAACGTCGGCGCGATTCCCCGCTACCTGAACAAAATGCGCCTCAGTCCGCCGATGCAGTTCATCACCGATAACTTAGAAGAACAATTCAAGCACCTCCCCTTCGTTGGCGATTCGTTCACCCCCGAATTAGCACGCATTAAAGAAGGGATGAAGCGCTTAGCAGTTCCCAAAGTCGGTGCAGTGTTTGAAGAATTAGGCTTCACTTACATGGGGCCAGTGGACGGTCATAATTTAGAAGAACTGATTGCCACTTTCCAACAAGCACACCAAATTCATGGGCCAGTTTTAGTTCACGTCGCCACCGTCAAAGGTAAGGGATACGAACTGGCAGAACAAGACCAAGTTGGCTACCATGCCCAAAGTCCGTTTAATTTGGCAACTGGTAAACCAATTCCCTCCAATAAACCAAAACCCCCCGCTTACTCAAAAGTTTTTGCCCATACTTTAGTCAAATTAGCGGAAAATAATCCCAAAATTGTCGGTATTACGGCGGCAATGGCTACGGGTACTGGTTTGGATAAATTGCAAGCCAAATTACCCAAACAATACATTGATGTAGGCATTGCCGAACAACACGCGGTTACTTTAGCCGCCGGATTAGCTTGTGAGGGAATGCGTCCGGTAGTTGCCATTTATTCCACTTTCCTGCAACGCGCCTTCGACCAAATCATTCACGATGTTTGCATTCAAAAATTGCCTGTCTTCTTCTGTATGGATAGAGCGGGTATCGTGGGTGCGGATGGCCCGACTCACCAAGGAATGTACGATATTTCTTACTTGCGTTGCATTCCTAATATGGTGTTGATGGCACCGAAGGATGAAGCGGAATTGCAACAAATGTTGGTGACGGGGATTGAGTATACTGATGGTGCGATCGCCATGCGCTATCCTCGCGGTAACGGTTACGGCGTACCCCTGATGGAAGAAGGTTGGGAAGCGCTACCAATCGGTAAAGCAGAAATTCTTCGTTCCGGCGATGACGTGCTTTTACTAGGCTACGGTTCGATGGTTTATCCAGCCATGCAAACCGCCGAAATTCTCTCCGAACACGGCATCGAAGCAACTGTAATTAATGCCCGTTTTGTTAAACCTTTGGATACTGAATTAATCGTACCTTTGGCTAAACAAATCGGTCGCGTCGTTACTTTAGAAGAAGGCTGCATTATGGGCGGCTTTGGTTCAGCAGTCATGGAAAGTTTGATGGAAAATGATGTGATAGTTCCAGTCAAACGGATTGGCGTACCCGATATTTTAGTCGATCATGCCGAACCGAAAGAATCTTTTGCAGAACTTGGTTTGACGCCAGCACAGATGGCAGAACGAGTGCGGAATGCTTTCTTTAATCAGCAAGTATCTGTTTCTGTTGTTAGTTAG